The Ciconia boyciana chromosome 7, ASM3463844v1, whole genome shotgun sequence region aaacaaaaagcaaacaaaacaaacacttcttAAATGTGGTCCTTAGTTCAGAGATCTCCTGGTCGCTTTGCAAGGTATGCAAAGCACCTTCCTCTCGGAAACCTCAAATGATGAGAAGAAGGTGGGGGCACCTCTCTCCATCCCCCCATCACCTGGATCTCTCAGAATAGGACAcccacagagagagaaagaggtggTGAAAGACCTACATGGAAACTTTAAATTATCACTAGCCAAAGCTATGCTTCCTTTACTCAGGATTCCTCGCCTGGCTTTGTTTGACCTGACTTAGTCCCTTCAATTTTACCTCAAACTGGAGTCCCTCATAATGGTGACTCTTTAGTTTATATCTGGGGCCCCCATTTTCTGTGTCTGGAGTCCTGGGTTGCTCGTACTCACTAATGCTGTACTTCACGCACATGGtagcacacaaacacacacagctAAGGAAAACCTGGTTCGTGCACAGGGCTGTTAGAGGCTGGTGAGAACTTTCCAAACTCAAGGTGCTTCACgtgcccccttcctccccctctgcagccctgccagcgcAGAAGCAATGCACTTTTTGACATGGTACCTGATGCTGAATTGCACAGGTAAGTGAAAACATGAGTGTGTCGCACACCGTTTTCAAAGAGCAAAGTGAACTACACTGCAGTATTTGACATGGTAGAGTCAGAGTGCAGCTGAAAAGCACTCAAGTGCACTCATCTATCAAGTTAGATGTGCTTTGCCTCCACAGAAGTCCCTCCCATTGGAGATTACTCCTCTGAGAGCATTTAATTCTGCTCAGCTCAGTGCTTCACATACTTCCAAGGAGAGTTGGGAGGAACTGGCTGCAGCATTCAGCTGTCCAGTTCACCAGCTCAAGCAGGCTGCTCTGGCTTTGGACGGGTCTCTTGGCTATTGCTGATTTGCACTTTTCTGGTTTCACCATCCACATAAACGTGCTTGCCTCTACTAATGTGTCAGGTTTCTCAGTCCCATCACGTATGAAGCTCTCCCTAAATACAGTTAGCACTTCATGTAGTCTAGAATAAGCTTATTATCTGAAAGAATTCTTTGTTGCCCTCTGTGGCTGCTTTTACACACAGGAAGTTCACAACAAGCTCTTGCCCACTTCAAGGAGCTCAGAGTCAAATCCTTTACCAGCACAATTTGAACgtggagaagaaaaagtcaGTTCATATTCAAGTATTAGTGAATGACAGACTTACGATAAGGAAGCAAGCACCGATCAtgacagctttcatttttacatcAAGGTCCATTGGGAATGTGATTCCAAAGTTATCTGCATCTGTAAAGGCTTCTTTTAAAATCCCAGACCACTGCTTAGAAATCCTCCCAACAGTACAAGTCTCATCCACAGACTTCACCtagtttaatataaaattaaaaaaacaacatcaAATCTGTCATTCATAATATTCCCAAATCCTTTTCATGATAGATCCATTTGAAAACTTCAGATTGTGTTATTTGAATTAATGCAGTCATGAATGGAACTGTTTGTACCAAAAGGCAACCTTGACTATCAGAAAGTCAGTCTTAAGTAGTGCAGACGTGAACTTAATTCTGTCTGCAAAGTTCAATGCTTTAATGGTGCTGTAAGACAGCTAccacacgcacgcacacacgctCTGCTGGAAGTGTTGTCTTTTAGCCAAGAGAGTGAATTAGTTTCTCTTGCCATGTATCAGGAACTGCTCaagtgaaaattaaacaaattacaTTCTTCTGTTCCAAAGCAGAGATGAGCCCTTTGTCAACATTATGTTTCCTAAAGTTAGATCCAGTCTTCAGGGTCATGTGAAAGACTAGTCCCCAAAATAAAGTGATACTAAATTTGCTTTAGCAACTATTTGCAACATCGTTTTAAATATTCAATGGTAGACTAGTGTATCTACTACTTAATGTGTATGAAAATAATGATGCATTAAtcactattatttttaagtgaaagttGTAACTCCAGTCATTCAAACCTATATTTTAGGCCTAAATTATCTTGTTTTACTTGGTCATTGAATGATTATTAAATGATTAAATGAGTGGTTGTAGGAAGTCATTTTAATAAATACCTGTTACATCTGagaataacattttttgttaGGGCCTAACGTAATAGATTCACAAAGATTTTGCTGCTGAATATTTCAATTCAGAGATTTGTGTACAACCACAGGGAATGAGTCTCTCTGATCACTGATGAGTGGCTTTAAGACGTCATTCCTGGAAGTTTGTCTGGCTTATCTAGAGTAATCTAGATATCTAGAGAAGTGAGTTGATTATACTAGTATTAAAAGATTATGTACTAATTACTTAATGTATACTACAGTTCAGTTGACAGGTAGTAAGTTGAGCGACAAATTACTATCAAACTACTATCTGAAAGAAGATACATACGAACACTTTTTAGCACTGCATACCTCAAAATGAATGTCCTCACAACAGCTGCAGACAACGCATGGGCCAATAATTTTCAGTATATCCATTCTTTTCTCATCTTGAATGGTAAACTTTGGCAGGCAGGCATGCCAGTTCTGGACAACGTAACCAACTGGTGTTCCTGGAGGTGCCTGAACTTCCAgcttcacaggaaaaagaaaattacatgaaTGTTCGTGCTTTGATATGCTTGTTAGACAAAACCCACACTAGCacacaaaccaaacagaacTTATTTTTCCACAACAATCTGGCTTTCCAATGCATGAAGCTGCATGGGGTTTTCTgtgaatgttttcagaaaactgcaCACAAATTGCAGATCTCATATGTAACTTTTGCcttcactgaaaacagtaaGATACTCCTAAGGCTGTGGAGCACACAAGCTATGCATCTACAAGTATAAAGATCAAAGTCTAGTGGAAGAAAGGCTGTGAGCATCCTGAAAGCATTCAGTGAAGATGTTACAGGATGCAGCTACCACAAATCCCTCAGTAAGAGCTCTGAGTAGGCTCAGATTTGAGGTTTCAGAAGTTGCATCACcccataattattttaatatttaaaaagctcaTCATCTCATGTGTTGAATTTCACTATAGCTTTCACAGCAGTAAAGTGAAAACTCTAGCTGTTATTTTACGAAAGCCATTGCCTAACTCTTACATTGCAAGTCCATCTCCAGCGCAGATTTCGGCACCAGCCACAAGTTCCCTGGCATGCTGTTGAATCAAATTCTTCATTACTGTCATCAGAAGTGGCCAGAGTGAATCTAAGTGTTGTAGCACACACTTGCTTCTTCCCAGACCAAGAACCCCATGCACAAATCCCACAGATCTCTCTCCCCACAACTTCCAGGCAAAACCTGACTTTTTTCACCTCGCCTCCTGATTCAAGACAACCCCATCTTAAAACTGCACAGGTGGACCATGTCCCACATGAAGGAAGACGGTGAGAGGGAGCAACTCACCTCCTGtaagcagcagggaaagcagcacGAAGAACACCGGAGAGGTCTCTGCAGTGTTATCACCTCGTGGCCCAGGTTGTCTATAATCCGGAGGGTGAAGGGTCGTGATGGCCCACAGCAATTCCTGGTACAGCATTCAGTGTCCTCTGCTGCAAAGTACACCCTTTGCCCCAGTGTATTCTTGATTTCatatttgttgtttgtttcaaagccagtcaaaactgaaaaaaaggaaaagaactgtTAAATTTCTGAGGTGCGTCTGGTCAGAAAAGTCACCGTGCTAACTCTAAAGCTACCCTTTGGGAAGGCAGGCCTCGCTCAAAGTCTGTCAGACTTTGGTGAAGCTACTGGTGAAGGGAAGTAGTGGGGAAGGACCCTCGAGCAGAGCAGCCTGACGGAGAAGTTCAGAGAGGAGAAACCAACATGAACATGGCAACACGGAAAGAGCATGGAGATGTCCATCAGTCCGCTCCCACCAGACACGGACACCTACTGCCAGGGCAAGCACCACAATTATAAATAGCATAGCATGGAAAATTCCCAGGGAGGAGGTGAAGGGATGAGAGTTAAAGAAACTTGTGAATTTGGGGGTGAAGCAAGAAAAGGGCTCTAGAGGGCACAAATACGTTCAGAATGAGAAggccacaaaaaaaccctcgCAGTCAGGATTCACAGCAGCACAAATAGAAAACAACAAGAGCCAGGACAgaagtttttattaatttctctaACAAATGGAAGTACTCTTCGAAGcattatggaaagaaaatgcagcagcatTAGGTGTCAGCCAACATGGGTggtccattttatttcttctgtttggaaGACACTGATAACATGACTTTGATATTCTTAAAGTGAACGGAATGCggggagcagaaggaaagctgTTCAATTCGCTAAAACAGCAGGATTGCCTGGAAATGGGATCAGAGCCGCATGCCAGTCTATGGAATTAGATGGAGcaagagaggacagaaaagaagaTTTTAAGTAGGGAAGAGAGCCAAATAGAAATCATGTGAATGAATAACATGGGAAATGTGTGACTTCAGCTATAACTAGCTACCAAGATTATTCAGTTGCATTGCTATGTATCTTTTAAGATATAGAACTTGCTTAAAATCCTCTGCCCtcctattttctccttcctctcctccgCAACTTCTGCAGGAACTGAGAGAGATAACAgaggcaggaaagagaaaggtgGCAATCCATGTTAAATATGTAGTGTCAAAGAAAGTCTGAATTTTACCGTTCTTGGGATTATTAGATGTAAACATCTCTCTGCTATAAATACTTGGCACTTACTCTCAAGAAGTTCAATTTGCTGATGAATTAATATCTGGTCAATCTGTTCGTagttgaaaaattaaacagaataaatagtTAACAAGTTGTAACTAAGAGAAATCTAGTTTTAAGAAGCattgctgtttcatttcagaatgcAGATTTATGGATCAATACATTGTCTAGAGGCAGATCATCTACCGGTAAAGCTGTGGAAGTAGCTCACACCCCCTGTCCTGTCCTCTGTCAACTTAGCAGAACAGTGTTTCagagcactggagcagatggCAGAAGTTGTACCCAAGCTGGTCTGGTTACAAGCACACAGGGCTAACGTGCCTGTGCTCCTTTCAGGACTCAGGGCAGCTCAGCTACGGAGCCTGGCAGAGCCTCTGACACCACATATCCCAGATGCCTACATCAGGAGTCCGTACAGACAAAAACAAGAAACTGAGACATTTTAGAGCAGAAGCTCAGCTACTGCTCAGCTCCAAGTGCAACTCAGGAAAAATCAGCCTCTCCTCactggtgcttttttttttttttgagcaattTGCAAAACTAGCAACAATACATCAGTGTTAAGCCTTGATATTTGCTCCCAGTGATGAGATGAACTCTACTTTTACAGTACAAGGACATATTCTGTAATGTGGAAACAACTCTTATTTTGCTATTAGCGTTCTCTACTCATTCACTTCTCATTGTGAAGTCTGACTAGCGCGTCTCCTAACAACATTACGAAGAGGTGTGAAGAAAGCATCATGTAGAAAATTAAGCACCTCTAATGTGCTACAGTTTATTTATTATCTACACCTTGCCAAATCACATTACGTCTCACAAACAGTAGCTTCAGAAATGGGAAGGATGTATGATATGATAGCCCTGTGCTGCCAGTCCTTTAGCATCTCACTTGGCAGGAGTGCTCCATGAGGTGCTGCAGCCGTAACAGGCAACTCCACACTCAAACATGCATCAATCAGATTACAAAAGGCTTCATTTAGGAGCCCAAAAGCCCCTGCATGTTGCAGCCCATGCAGCTGTAACAAAGCCAGAtgctttttttagctttttcatGGATGCAGGCTGCTTCTCGGGTGAATACCTGTTCTCTGGGGAAGGACGAAGGGTGCAGGTACCTGTGTGAGGTATTCCAGTCCAGGAGGGCAgttgggaagaggaggagggactGGCATCCAGATTGTCCCCTCCTTCACGATGGGCTGGTTCTGAATGGGTGGAACAGCAAGTCCAGCTGGGACTCCCATGGCCTGTACCTGGAAGCCATAGCTCTCTGCACCTGCGACACCTGGTGTGGTAGAAGACATGCAGTTGTGAAACTTAGATGTTGGAAAAGAATTGCGCCATGGATCTTCAAAAGATTAATTTGTTCACTATTTTGAACTATGAAGATCCTTATACCTGCAATATATTTCAGTTATGAATACTACAAGTTTTGTGAAGGAATTTACATTGGATTGGGATGTTCTAAtccctccagaaaaaaaacaaacaaaataaataaatgcatcatTCTTGAATATAGCAGaaattttattcacaaaaagATAGGCAAttcaaaaattagaaataaacaaatgaagGTTATTCCTAAGTAGAGAAGACAGAATaccttaaaatacattaaaagtatTGGCATTTACAAGTTGTCAGTTGAGCAAATGAGGAATTTTAAGACAAAGTTTTCCTGGAATTATACCTTCTACTTATGGGATAGGAAACATCGTTTTAGCAAAGTTCATCTGCAGTTTTCAAACCAGCTGAGTGTGATCTAAAAACTGCACTTTCCCATTTGTTTAATGGATCATCTTTCAAAACTGAGGAAATCCACAACTCCTTCATGGAGGAGGTGCgtaacaaaggaggaaataGTTCCACATTTTGTGAATGCCAAGTAAATCTTCTCCAGGTAGCACTCAATAGGAAACACAAGCTCTCATGAAGCACTTCAGGGTCTAAATGCTCAGCACTCCACCAGATGGCACATGCAGCACTGCCTTAGTGCTTGCAACCCATCCCACATCCCCGGGCTGTGCGTTGAGCCCTGCCTTGCCCAAGTACGGTCCTGCAGCGATGTGGTCTTTGCTACAGAGATGCTTTATAACCATGTAGCTGAAGCTGCTGAAGTTGCTATTGAAAGTTTCAGAACAAGAactatattttttccctcatttaaTACTTTCCTGGTAGGCAGACAGGCTTTCAATCTGATGCAGaggaattttgtattttactcaGAAGCAAGCACAACACAGAAGCCACAAAGAGTATTTTTGTAGAGCTGTACAAAGACAAATAATTGGAGATACTGACTTGTAGACTTATCTTTAGCCCAAATCAGTTCAGCACCAATGTTTCACATGACATTACAGTACGTGTACTGTTACATGTGAAAGCTCACGCTGTGGCCATAAGCAGGACGGTACCTCAGGTGATGTAAACAGCTGTGGCTTAAAATTCATAGGTGGCAGGATCACTCTCCCCACAGAAGGATCCACCCTTATGGAATACAAAATCACTTTTATGTCTGAGCACAGGCTCT contains the following coding sequences:
- the PLSCR1 gene encoding phospholipid scramblase 1 isoform X1, which produces MGVPAGLAVPPIQNQPIVKEGTIWMPVPPPLPNCPPGLEYLTQIDQILIHQQIELLEILTGFETNNKYEIKNTLGQRVYFAAEDTECCTRNCCGPSRPFTLRIIDNLGHEVITLQRPLRCSSCCFPCCLQELEVQAPPGTPVGYVVQNWHACLPKFTIQDEKRMDILKIIGPCVVCSCCEDIHFEVKSVDETCTVGRISKQWSGILKEAFTDADNFGITFPMDLDVKMKAVMIGACFLIDFMFFEHAGDNQQRTGVWQ
- the PLSCR1 gene encoding phospholipid scramblase 1 isoform X2, with protein sequence MRAHKPAPAPGFSNANYAPGNQVPYGYPQHAPGTYQGVAGAESYGFQVQAMGVPAGLAVPPIQNQPIVKEGTIWMPVPPPLPNCPPGLEYLTQIDQILIHQQIELLEILTGFETNNKYEIKNTLGQRVYFAAEDTECCTRNCCGPSRPFTLRIIDNLGHEVITLQRPLRCSSCCFPCCLQELEVQAPPGTPVGYVVQNWHACLPKFTIQDEKRMDILKIIGPCVVCSCCEDIHFEVKSVDETCTVGRISKQWSGILKEAFTDADNFGITFPMDLDVKMKAVMIGACFLIDFMFFEHAGDNQQRTGVWQ